GTGATGTGACGGGCCAGGTAAGTATTGCCGGCCAGGTCCAGTGTGAAGTCGATGGTCACGCTATCGGCGTCGATTCGGCGCCCTGTCTCCCGCCAGCCATCGTATTCCGACCAGGAAGCAGCCAGTGCAGCGGCATCATTGGCGGCGTCCAGCGTCGTCGTGTCCTGGGGAGTGCTATACTCCTGAATATAGGCGTGGATCACGCTGTAGCGCCCCCCGTCAACCAGACTCAGGCTGTTGACCGTGCTCCCGCTGGTGGCGCTGGGGGTGAACCCCTGCGGCTGGATCAGCAGGAAAGTACCCGCCGGGTGGATGTAGACCTGGGCGATCTCCAGCGCCGGGCCGTCCGGGTCGGGCGTGGGGAAAACAACGGCAGGCGCGGTCAGGTCGAGGGTAGGCTGGTCTGGCAGAGAGGTCGGCTGGCGATCCAGCCCGACCGGCAGGATTGAGGTCAGCAGCATGCTGGCGATGATCATGAACAGGCCGACAAGGGCGCTGATTCTTCCCAGTGAGCTTTTCATGCCCGGACTCCAGGAAATACGGCAAAGCGCGAATCCACCGGATGATACCGCACAGGAAAAGAGGATGCGATGATAATCCCGGAAGAACCACCTGAACCGATCGCCCCGCAGGAAGCGCGTCAGCGCCTGGAAGCCGCCATTGCGCCCTATCTGGCGGCGGGCTGGGTCGTGCGCGCCGAACACGACTATATGGCCCGCCTGACATGCGGGCGGCGCAGGGTGGACTTTTACGTTGACCTGCTGGGAGAGGTCAGTAGCGAAGAGGGTCAGATCAATCCGGCCCAGGACAGCGGGCGGCTGGTGGCCTGGCTGCTGCTGGTGCTGGCGTTCCTGCTGGCCCTGGCGCTGGCCTCGGCGCTGGGCTGGCTATGAAGCCAGCGGGGAGGGTCGGCAGGTCAGCGGTTGAAGATCGCCTGCAGGTCCCGGCGCAGTTTGCTGGCGGTGACGGGCTTGGCGATGTAACCGTCTGCGTCAACCTCCCGGCCATTGGCGGGGAAATAGCTCTGCACGTGGGCGGTCAGGAGCAGCACCAGCGTATACCGCCCGGCCAGCCGGTCGCGCCGCCGGATCTCCTTCAATATGTCAAAGCCATCCATGCCTGGCATCGCCAGATCGAGCAAAATGAGGTCGGGCCGCGCCCGCTCGTACTGTTCCAGCGCCTGTGGTCCGGTCAGGGCGCTGACGGTGGTGTAGCCGTCCTTCTTGAGCATGGTCACGATCAACGTCACGATGCCCGGATCATCGTCAACGACGAGAATGGTTCGGCCTGCCATACTGCCCACCACCTTTGTTGAGCAGGTTACAGGGTCTCATACGGTTCAATACTAACATTATTCAAACGAATAACCGGTTAGATTTTCGTTTGAGTTTCGTTTTGAATTGAGTGATTTGCAGGGCGGCGGTGGGATTGCTGCCCCCATCGTGGCGTAACGGAGAGCACATGGAACCATCACAGTACGATCTGGAAGCCTTGCGCCCGCTGTCGCTGTTTCAGCCAGAAGTGCGCATCCTGCAGGTGGCGCTGGAGGCGGAACCGGTTCAGCTGGGGCGGGTGGGGCGTGGCCGCGGACGCGAGGCCGAGGTATTGCTGGCACTGGGCCGGGCCGGGGAGATTCTGCTGGTGCGCCGCGCCCAGTATCCGCCGGGCGTCTTCCGGCTGCCGACGGGCGGGATTGAGCCAGGCGAAACCCCGGCTGCAGCAGCCTGCCGCGAGGCTTATGAGGAGACAGGCTACCTCATCAGCGCCCCGCGCTTGCTGGGGATGGTGGAGTATGTCATGTGCTGGCCCGGCACCGGCTGCGCCCCGTTTTTGTCTTACATTTTCGTGGCCGCGGTTCCCGCCGGTCAGGAGCCATATTCGGCCAATGCCGGCGAGGTCGAAGCCTACCGCTGGCTGCCGGTCGCGGCGCTGGGAGACCTGGCTGCCCACTTGCGCCACCTGCCGCCGGCGTGGACTTACTGGGGGCGTTTCCGCGCCGCTGCCTATGATTTCATCCGCTGCGGTATAATGGAGCTTGACCTGCTGGACTCTGATCAGGGGTAGATGGAGACCTGCCGATGGCTTCTCCCTATCGTATTGTGACGGCGGATCGTACGTCACTGATCCCCACTCTGACCCGCGCGGCACTGGACCTGCTGGAGCGCAGCGGCACGGTTATCAGTGTATCCTCCGGGCAGGCGGCCCTGGCCGAACTGAAGCGCGGCGAAGTCGACCTGCTGATCTGCGCGCCGACGCTGGCGGATATCCGGGGCGCTGAACTGGCGCTGCAGGCTCATCGCCTCAACACCGAGCTGCCGATCATCATCCTGGCTGGCTCCGATGACCCGGCGGAAGATCAGAGCGCCCTGGAAGGGAGCCTGTTTGTCCATCTGGAGCGCCCGGCGGATGGCGAGAAGTTTGTGCGGGTAGTGCGTGCGTTGCTGGATGGCGAGCCGCCGTTTCCGCCGCCGGTCGAAGCCCTGCCTGTGCCGCTGCCAGTGGCGAGCGTCCCTGTGCCCGATCTGGGGCCGGTGCCGCCGGTGGATGTGGGCGCGTTGGCGGATATCCTGGCCACGCTGCTCAACGATGTCGGCGCGATGGCTGTCGTGCTTGTGGATCGCACGGGGAAAATTCTGCAGGAGATGGGTGCAGTCGGCTACCTGGATCGCGACCGACTGAGCGCCACGCTGGCGCCCACCTTCGCTGGCATGGTACGTATCGGCCCTCTGGTGGGCGGCGCCCGGCCCCAGGCGATGCACTTCTATGACGGCGAGGATTTTGACATCTTCGCGCTGGCGGTCGGGTTGCACCATTTCATCTGCCTGATCTTTGAAGGCACGGCTGGCTCGCGGGCCTTCGGTGCGGTCACCATGTTTGGCCGCCGCGCCGTCAACGAGATGCTGGCGGTAATTGGCGAGGCGGCGTTCACCATCACCGTGGTACAGGAGGAAGTTGCTCCGCCAGCGCCGGGGACGCGCCGCAAATCTGCCAAGCGCAAGACGCAGGAGATTCGGCTGGCCGATATCCAACAGGCTCAGGCGGAGAAAGCTGCCCCCTACCAGCCGCCGCCGCCGGAACCCCTGGAGCCGCTGCCGGAAGATGTTGATCTGGAAGCCGTGTTGAGCAGCCTGGACAAGGTCGATCTTTCCCAGGCGGATGCTCTCTTTGATCCTGAGCAGCTGGCCCGCATCGCGGCGGAGAAACTGGCTGGCGAGCGGCTGTCCTATGATGACGCCCGGCAACTGGGCGTGCTCAAACAGGACTAACCTGCGTGGCCTGGCGGATAACTGCCAGGCCCCTGACCGAACGTCTAGGTCGGCATGACCGGATTGTCCTCCCCCGATCCCCTGATTGGCACCCGGCTGGGCGATTACATCCTCCAGGACTTGCTGGGCCGTGGCGGGGTGGCCCGCGTCTATCGTGGCCTCGACCCGAATCTGGGTCGCCTGGCGGCGGTCAAGGTGGTGGAGGTCCCGCCGGAAGATTCCGGAGAGGATCGCACCATCGAACGCTTCCGGCTGGAGGCGCGGGCCATCGCCCACTTTGAGCACCCCAATATCGTCAGCGTGTATCAGTACGGCGAAGCGGGTAACCTGTTCTTCATCGCCATGAAGCTGGTCAAGGGCCAGTCGCTGGCGCAGCTCATCCGGGAGGCCCGGCGTAGCGGCCAGGACATTCCCCCGCAGCGCATCCTGGAGATTGTGCGCGATGTGGGCGATGCGCTGGACTACGCCCATGCCCGCGGCATCATTCACCGCGATGTCAAGCCCTCCAATATCCTCTTTGACGCCGAGGCCAACAACCGGGCCATCCTGACCGATTTTGGGCTGGCGATGGAAATCGGCGGGGCGACAACTCTGGGCACCGCCTTCGGCACGCCGCGCTATATTTCGCCGGAACAGGCCATGTTCTCCCAACAGGCCGTGCCCCAGAGCGATATCTACTCGCTGGGGGTGGTGGTCTACGAGCTGCTCACCGGCCAGGCCCCGTTCCAGGACGATTCTCCGATGAGCGTGGCGCTGGCCCATATCACCAAACCACCGCCGCCGCTGCGCAGCCTGCGGGCGGATATCCCCCCGCAGGTGGAAGCGGTGGTTTTGCAGGCGCTGGCCAAAGAGCCGGAAGCCCGCTATCCCACCGCAGGCGATTTTTACCGCGCCCTGGAGGAAGCGTACTTCAGCGCCGGGATCGATTTGCCCACGCTGAACGTGCCGCCGGAACCACCGGGCGCTGATCCCCGGCGCAGTCCGGGCACCGAGGCCCTGCCCACCGCAGCGCTGGGAGTCACGCCGGTTGTCGCCCCCCTGCGCCGTATCCGCGTCCGCCGTCCACCCCTGCTGACGCTGCTGGTGGCGGTGCTGGCTGGCCTGATCGGGTTCTGGTGGCTCAGCGGGGGGATGACCGGCGCTGGCGGGGCGTTGCAGGCGGCGCTGACGCGCCTGCTGGGCGATGCGTCCTCGCCCTGGCAGGACATCCCGCCCGATGTGGAGATCGCCCTGGAACTGATCTATGACGCTGATCGGTTCGCCCTGCATAACCTGACGGCGTACCCCGTCCCGCTGGACGGGTTGACGCTCGAATGGGCAGATGATGCACCTTACACACTGCGGGGGGAGATCTTCAACGGGCCGTTGCCGCCGGGCCAGTGTTCGTGGATGCGCCTGTTGCAGGAGGGCAGGCTCAAGCCGCCGGAGGGCTGCCCGGTGCTGGCCTATCACCTGCGCCTGCTGGCCGCCCCTGAGGATCGCTTCTGGGTGGGGCGGGGCGGCTTTGAGGTGCGCATAAATGGCGTGACCGTCGCCGCTTGCCCGGCGGAAGCCGGGCGCTGCCGCTTTGTGGTACCCCGCCAGGGCTGAGCGCCACGCCGGGGCCAGTGCGCGCCGGTTGGTGTATAATTTTCACAGCGGGATGATGTGGTTACCGTAAACTGAGACAGCTTTTTGGTTAGTTGGAGCAAACCTGATGGCCGACCGCCCCATTGATGACCAAGAGAAGAAGCCGCTAGACGAGGAAAGCGCGACACCAGCGGCTCCGGAGAGTTCCACGGAAAGCGGCGATGGGTGGCACACCCCGCTGGCGGCAGGCGCCGAAGACTGGCATGCGCCGGAAAGCGCCGCGGCAGCCCCGGCGGAGCCTGTGCCGGCCAGCGAGCTGGAGGATGTGGATGTGCTACCTGGCAGCTGGTTCACGCCAACCGCGCCGGTTCCGGCCCCGGGTGCAGGTTATAAAGACGTGGCGGAGGGTGGCTGGTTTGTCCCGGCGAGCGCCCGCAGCGCCGACCTGCTGGCCGGTGTAGATCGTACCATTCACCCCCTTCCACTGGCTGAGGCGGCCCCTCAAGAAGCCGCCGCGCCGGAGAAGGCCGCTGCTCCGGCCCCGGAAGAAGAGCCTCGCCTGGTCGATGACTGGGAACTGGCTGGCGAAGGAGAACTGGGCGCTGGCATCCTGGGCACCGAGGAAGAGCGTGAACTATTCGCGCGGGGCGACGCCGCAGCCATCGCCGCGGCCATGGCTGCCCGTCTGGCCGGTGAGGGGGAAGAAGAGGCGCCCGGTGAGGCGGCGCCTGAAGAGGCCCGTGTGGAGGACAGCTTCTTCCGGCAGGGTGAGCCGGGCGCGCTAACCGGCGTTCCCGGCGTGCCCGCGCCGGGGGTGACGGCTGGCCTGGATCGGCTTGTCGCGCAGTTTGACAATGTCGAGAGCCAGGTCGGGCATCTGCGCGATCTGTACCATCAGGGGCAGATCAGCCGCGACACGCTCCAGGCCGAGCTGCGCAAGCTGATGATCCTGGATGATCAGGGCACCTGGTGGATGATCGGCGTCGAGTCCAACCAGTGGTATCGCTTTGCCGACGGCAAGTGGGTGGCTGCGGAGCGCCCGCGGGCGATTGCCTCTCTGGGCGAGATCGCCGCCCCGACGCTGGAACCCCATATGCAGGAGACCCAGGCGGCGATCACCCTGGATGAGTACAACATGCCGGTGGTTAAACCTGCTCCGTATACCGATCCCAGCGCGACAGTGGTCGGCCCGGCTGCCGTGCAGTTTGATCGCCTGCGCTCCGAGCAGGCGACGGTGCTTTCCCCCGCCGCGCAGGAGGGGATTCCGCGCCCCGGCCAGCCAGATTATGCCCAGGCTTATACCAGCGCGGAGCAATCCGATCTCTACCGCCGGGTACAGGCGGAAAAGGCCCGACGCCAGCGCAGCCTGCTTATCCGCCTCTCGCTGGCGGCAGTGTTCGGGTTGCTGGGCCTGCTGTTCGTCCTGTTTGTCGGCTCGGCGCTGTTCTATATCAGTCGCGTCAACCGCTACAGCGAGCGTATCGCCTCCCTGGCAGAGATCGCCGGGGAGTTCCAGACGACGCGCATCTACGACAAAGATGGCAACCTGCTGACCCAGATCAACGATCCTACGGGCGGCACGCGGATCAGCACCACACTTGACCAGATCAGCCCGTTCCTGATCCATGCCGTGATCAGCACGGAAGACGAGCGCTTCTACCAGAATCCGGGCTGGGACCCGATCGCGATCATGCGCGCTGCCATCCAGAACCTGCAATCGGGGGCGGTTGTTTCCGGCGCGAGCACGATCACCCAGCAGCTGGCCAGGGCGCTGGTGCTGGAGCCGGAGCGCCGCACGGACATCAGCTACGGCCGCAAGCTGGATGAAGCGATCATCGCGGCGGAGATCGGGCGGCGTTATACCAAGAACGAGATTCTGGAGCTGTACCTGAACGAGATTTACTTCGGCAATCTGGCTTACGGCGCGGAAGCCGCCGCGGAAACCTACTTCAACGTGACCGCCCGCGAGTTGAACCTGCCGCAGGCGGCACTGCTGGCCGGGTTGCTCCAGGCGCCAGCGACCTATGACCCGGTGATCAACCGCGAGGCGGCCTTTGACCGCATGGACGCGGTGCTGGCCAAGATGGTACAGATCGGCTGCCTGCAATTCCAGCACGAGCCGTACGCCAGCCAGGGGCCATTCTGCGTCACGCGGGCCGATCTGGACGCTGCCGTGGTACAGAAAGCCGAGGTCGAAATCCGCGAATACGCGCCGCCGACCCGCACAATGCGTTACCCGCACTTTGTCAACTATGTCGCCCAGCAGCTTGAGGAGAACTACGGCCTGGCCGATATCTACCGCGCCGGGTTCAACGTCTATACCACCCTCGACCCTGTCCTGCAGGATCAGGCTCAGCAGGCGGTGACCAGCCAGCTGGCCGCGCTGCGGGCGGCGGGGCGCGGCGGCAATAACGCCAGTGTGGTGGTGATGGATCCGCGCGACGGGCGCATCCTGGCCATGGTGGGCAGCGCCGACTACAACAACGCTGAGATTGACGGCAAGGTGAACGTGGCCTTCACACCGCAGCAGCCTGGTTCCGCGCTCAAGCCGATCCTGTACGTGGCCGCTTTACAGGGCAACGCGCAGGGCCAGTACTGGACTCCGGCGACGGTGATCTGGGACGTGCCAACCTGCTGGGGCGGTTACTGCCCGCGTAACTATGACGGCGCGTATCACGGCCCGCAGTCGGTACGCTCGGCACTGGCCAACAGCTACAACATCCCGGCGGTCAAGACGCTGGATTTCGTCGGCGTGGATCGCTTTGCCCAGACGGCGCAGGTGATGGGCCTGACCTTCCCCGGCAGTTCACCGCAAGCCGCCGGGCTGGCCGGCGCGCTGGGCGGCTTTGACGTGCGGCTGTACGACATGGTGGTGGCCTACGCCACGCTGGCCAATGGCGGCAAGCGGGTCGAGCCTTACGCCATCACCCGCATCCTGGACAACGAAGGCCGCGAGGTGCAGATCCCGCCGCATGCCCAGCCGCAGCAGGTCATCCAGCCGGAGCATGCCTACCTGATCACGCACATCCTCTCCGATGATGTGGCCCGCAGCGCCGCCTTTGGCCGCAACTCGGTGCTCAACATCCCCGGGTACACGGTAGCGGTCAAGACCGGCACGACCAATGATAACCGCGACAACTGGACGCTTGGTTACACGCCGAACGTGGTGGTGGGAGTCTGGCACGGCAACACGGACAACTCCCCCATGCTGGGGACAAGCGGCCTGACCGGCGCAGCGCCGATCTGGAACGCGGTGATGACGGCCGCCATCGCCCGCCTAGGGACGCAGAACTTCCCGATTCCGCCGAATGTGGGCACGATCGAGGTCTGCGCAGATAGCGGCACGCAGCCTTCGGCGCAGTGCCTCAACCGACGACAGGAATTGGTGGTAACCTCCCAGCTTCCGCCGG
This is a stretch of genomic DNA from Anaerolineae bacterium. It encodes these proteins:
- a CDS encoding serine/threonine protein kinase, with translation MTGLSSPDPLIGTRLGDYILQDLLGRGGVARVYRGLDPNLGRLAAVKVVEVPPEDSGEDRTIERFRLEARAIAHFEHPNIVSVYQYGEAGNLFFIAMKLVKGQSLAQLIREARRSGQDIPPQRILEIVRDVGDALDYAHARGIIHRDVKPSNILFDAEANNRAILTDFGLAMEIGGATTLGTAFGTPRYISPEQAMFSQQAVPQSDIYSLGVVVYELLTGQAPFQDDSPMSVALAHITKPPPPLRSLRADIPPQVEAVVLQALAKEPEARYPTAGDFYRALEEAYFSAGIDLPTLNVPPEPPGADPRRSPGTEALPTAALGVTPVVAPLRRIRVRRPPLLTLLVAVLAGLIGFWWLSGGMTGAGGALQAALTRLLGDASSPWQDIPPDVEIALELIYDADRFALHNLTAYPVPLDGLTLEWADDAPYTLRGEIFNGPLPPGQCSWMRLLQEGRLKPPEGCPVLAYHLRLLAAPEDRFWVGRGGFEVRINGVTVAACPAEAGRCRFVVPRQG
- a CDS encoding response regulator transcription factor — encoded protein: MASPYRIVTADRTSLIPTLTRAALDLLERSGTVISVSSGQAALAELKRGEVDLLICAPTLADIRGAELALQAHRLNTELPIIILAGSDDPAEDQSALEGSLFVHLERPADGEKFVRVVRALLDGEPPFPPPVEALPVPLPVASVPVPDLGPVPPVDVGALADILATLLNDVGAMAVVLVDRTGKILQEMGAVGYLDRDRLSATLAPTFAGMVRIGPLVGGARPQAMHFYDGEDFDIFALAVGLHHFICLIFEGTAGSRAFGAVTMFGRRAVNEMLAVIGEAAFTITVVQEEVAPPAPGTRRKSAKRKTQEIRLADIQQAQAEKAAPYQPPPPEPLEPLPEDVDLEAVLSSLDKVDLSQADALFDPEQLARIAAEKLAGERLSYDDARQLGVLKQD
- a CDS encoding NUDIX hydrolase, whose protein sequence is MEPSQYDLEALRPLSLFQPEVRILQVALEAEPVQLGRVGRGRGREAEVLLALGRAGEILLVRRAQYPPGVFRLPTGGIEPGETPAAAACREAYEETGYLISAPRLLGMVEYVMCWPGTGCAPFLSYIFVAAVPAGQEPYSANAGEVEAYRWLPVAALGDLAAHLRHLPPAWTYWGRFRAAAYDFIRCGIMELDLLDSDQG
- a CDS encoding response regulator; amino-acid sequence: MAGRTILVVDDDPGIVTLIVTMLKKDGYTTVSALTGPQALEQYERARPDLILLDLAMPGMDGFDILKEIRRRDRLAGRYTLVLLLTAHVQSYFPANGREVDADGYIAKPVTASKLRRDLQAIFNR